One window from the genome of Rhizoctonia solani chromosome 15, complete sequence encodes:
- a CDS encoding ribonuclease H-like protein, with protein sequence MLANTQRGLTIKHACILYLTCVIPILTYGSPLWFLGRRQKLLLEPLRKVQNQGLRWLLGAFKTTPIPCLEHLASIPPLHITCHKLIMNYSAKLRTIPKSSEVAKRLPASWDTHIPTLNSNRKNTTESSQSPIHFIASHSHPHIEFVSPHINHPSNPTIPFPDQIKIKDSTDGLKRNEYRDKILSEISVLEECHASVLGYSDGHAAVSNGIRKVGVGYVIRAGKRTLSSSSVGIGPRANIYDAEMLGILLAFMKAKQIAENQGYRKIRIYYDNQSAVKSIADLSQHPCQYTSRAFVTAAKAFVAEHPERSIHITWTPGHNGVEGNKTADRLANEGARVAPNPIFNRTITWAKEQATRKTIRSWKKAWYEHSESRINSKYYIPRPPALKLHPIFTSSKLGRDIECRLVQYLTGHGHYGEYHAQFHHDVDPRCACGESEETIFHLTTSCPATAGHRGILSEFSTNINDPTLFGSLAGLEAVAKFIAKTGIGRRRGGPQAAAQAM encoded by the coding sequence ATGCTAGCCAACACACAGCGTGGACTCACCATCAAACACGCGTGCATCCTTTACCTCACCTGTGTCATCCCAATCCTTACATATGGATCCCCTCTGTGGTTTCTGGGGCGCAGACAGAAGTTGTTGCTTGAACCGCTTAGGAAGGTCCAGAACCAAGGATTGAGATGGCTTCTTGGAGCCTTCAAAACCACTCCTATCCCCTGTCTCGAACACCTAGCATCTATCCCACCCCTGCACATCACGTGCCACAAGCTCATCATGAACTACTCAGCAAAGCTCAGAACCATCCCTAAGTCATCCGAAGTTGCTAAACGTCTCCCTGCATCATGggacacgcatatacccacccTTAACAGCAACAGAAAGAACACAACTGAGAGCTCACAATCCCCCATCCACTTCATTGCATCACACAGTCACCCACACATTGAATTTGTCTCGCCTCACATTAACCACCCATCCAACCCAACCATTCCATTCCCTGatcaaatcaaaatcaaggacTCCACTGATGGACTTAAGCGCAACGAATACCGCGACAAAATCCTATCCGAAATTAGCGTACTTGAAGAATGTCATGCCAGCGTTCTTGGCTACTCAGATGGGCACGCGGCGGTGTCCAATGGCATTCGGAAAGTTGGCGTCGGCTACGTTATACGTGCCGGAAAAAGGACcttgtcgtcgtcgtcaGTTGGAATTGGACCGCGAGCCAACATCTATGATGCAGAAATGCTGGGAATATTATTAGCGTTCATGAAAGCTAAACAAATAGCCGAAAACCAAGGTTATCGCaaaatacgcatatattacGACAATCAGTCCGCCGTTAAATCTATCGCCGACCTATCACAACATCCGTGCCAATACACATCCAGAGCATTCGTCAccgccgccaaggcatttGTGGCGGAACACCCAGAACGATCCATCCACATCACCTGGACACCTGGGCACAACGGAGTCGAAGGCAACAAAACAGCGGACCGCTTGGCTAACGAGGGAGCTAGAGTGGCCCCAAACCCCATATTCAATCGCACCATTACATGGGCGAAAGAACAGGCAACTCGCAAAACCATACGTTCATGGAAGAAAGCATGGTACGAACACTCGGAATCACGTATTAACTCGAAATATTACATACCCCGCCCACCCGCACTCAAACTACATCCCATATTCACCTCAAGCAAGCTGGGCAGGGACATCGAGTGCCGCCTCGTACAATACCTCACCGGACACGGACATTACGGCGAGTACCATGCACAATTCCACCACGACGTAGATCCCAGATGCGCCTGCGGGGAGTCGGAGGAGACAATCTTTCATTTAACCACCTCCTGTCCCGCTACGGCGGGACACAGGGGGATACTCagtgagttttccaccaacattaatgatcccacactgtttggctccctGGCAGGTCTCGAAGCAGTCGCAAAGTTCATAGCCAAGACGGGCATAggccgaagacgaggaggcccgCAGGCAGCCGCTCAAGCCATGTAG
- a CDS encoding CHAT domain protein has product MNDNLADSANLNSQRTQPRVLFASDAIDWESLEDDSSEMDVPVEQSEPGHQEITTSFFGLIGRPYEFQDFEETHLALARMLSIIPDGDPASELVYEIFDNLWKNHAQRAQDADNHVYSTPIVIETNDDPETIYEFGDAHKSRFNHEGNLGSLERAIGCLTRAVELAGEEHSELPKYLFGLADALLQRFERFSGLAFLEDAIKYQRRGISLVMETNPQFLADLGYSLIRRFQVKGEVADLNEAIELQELAVASTINDIEKVAICYNALGTSLVLRFENSGDPLDLERAIELHQRSFELELAAEMRATTAHLLGSALQRKYLHFIDIEYIERAISYQQQAVDLTSTSHTGKPGYLTNMAVSLHHRFEHLGEVKDIICAISHQLTALDLLPRKHSLRSSCLGDLGKSYLLLFGNTGNLTDIEKSIEHLLEALEHTPQNSPDSSKWLSSLGDAFRQKFELLGELIDIDRAINCHQQSISETAQGNVDQAGRLDHLGNAYMSRFEKLRVLADLDNAISQHRAALLIYGGGNKKAQAALHNLGGALCRRFDYVGQLDDIHESIAVIRQAISISAKSSYSTVLHNSLGISLLSKYRRTNRLEDINESIYCLEYAISLTMDGHSDMPNWLQNISFALKLRDSHTPNPHDIAKAIIYQTQAVDLTPEHHVNRPALLTVLGDLLALGHSGAKRDDAISAYRKAALSVGSPQHRFEAAYRWGQMLLLQEESPLEAYKIAFAIIPQVVWIGTTIDQRYKEVAPISRLATQAVASAIAEKDYKLALEWFEEGRSIVWGQVLQLRTSLDQLREVDQALAEEMQKVGKALNRIASLKSSHSNPSTQPNVPEHMAQSHHRLAEDWDRLLGRIRQLDGFSDFLRPKKANSLLRAARNGHVIIINVHDTACNALIIRGDRAALDCVPLPELCYQKALDAQNRLMQLLRATGVRQRSEGSRISSKTRGISQKLKDLRRAFLRVTPNVSSEVCDHPEGAPRPQTSSKYARAWTNRTERRPLVKESLIHPILTYLDYLNPKLEDGLPHVTWCVSGPIAFLPLHAAGDYKSSYSYSRTFNCVVSSYSPTISGLLTSSPSIQDFSGILMISQVSTPGFSTLPGTEKELSLISQHFSSLRVTKLSEMAATPDAVLEAIGSHSWVHFACHASQIAQDPASSALYLHSGTLDLNKISKNSLGRKAFAFLSACQTATGDYNLPEEAVHLAAGMIMAGYPTVIATMWSIEDGDAPLVADHTYAHMLKDGEPDSTKASYALHQALSALREKVGERNFISWVPYIHIGI; this is encoded by the exons ATGAACGACAACTTGGCCGATTCAGCCAATTTGAACTCACAACG CACTCAGCCACGCGTCCTCTTCGCCTCGGACGCAATCGATTGGGAATCTTTGGAAGATGATTCCTCCGAGATGGACGTTCCAGTCGAGCAATCTGAGCCGGGACATCAGGAGATTACAACTTCGTTTTTCGGTCTGATTGGACGTCCTTATGAATTTCAGGATTTTGAAGAGACCCATCTCGCTCTTGCCCGAATGCTATCAATCATTCCCGACGGAGATCCTGCATCTGAACTTGTCTATGAGATATTTGACAATTTATGGAAGAATCATGCTCAAAGGGCCCAGGACGCCGACAATCACGTATACTCTACCCCGATCGTTATCGAGACAAACGATGATCCCGAAACAATTTACGAATTTGGTGACGCTCACAAAAGTCGATTCAATCATGAAGGAAACCTCGGGAGCCTTGAACGCGCCATTGGTTGTCTGACAAGGGCTGTTGAGCTAGCAGGGGAAGAACACTCTGAATTGCCAAAATACCTTTTTGGCCTTGCTGATGCTTTGCTCCAACGATTTGAGCGCTTTTCGGGACTTGCTTTTCTTGAAGATGCGATTAAATATCAACGTCGGGGCATCTCTCTGGTCATGGAAACGAATCCCCAGTTTTTAGCCGATTTGGGTTATTCACTAATTCGGAGATTTCAAGTCAAAGGCGAAGTTGCCGATCTCAATGAGGCGATCGAATTACAGGAGTTGGCGGTTGCTTCTACCATAAACGATATTGAGAAAGTAGCGATTTGTTATAACGCTTTAGGAACATCGCTTGTCCTGCGGTTCGAAAACTCTGGTGACCCTTTGGACCTTGAAAGGGCTATCGAGTTACACCAACGCTCCTTTGAGCTTGAACTTGCAGCCGAAATGAGAGCAACCACTGCTCACCTTCTCGGCTCTGCCCTCCAAAGAAAATACTTGCATTTTATAGATATCGAGTACATCGAGCGGGCCATTTCATATCAACAACAAGCAGTCGATTTGACCTCTACTAGCCACACCGGAAAGCCAGGATATCTCACTAACatggcggtctccttgcatcaCAGGTTCGAACACTTGGGAGAAGTAAAAGATATCATATGCGCTATATCCCATCAGTTGACTGCGCTCGATTTACTTCCCCGAAAGCACAGTCTCCGATCAAGCTGTCTGGGAGATCTGGGAAAATCATACCTCTTACTCTTCGGTAATACAGGCAATCTAACGGACATTGAGAAAAGTATTGAACACCTGTTAGAAGCACTTGAGCATACGCCACAAAACAGCCCAGATAGCTCAAAATGGTTATCGAGCCTTGGGGATGCATTTCGTCAAAAGTTCGAACTTCTTGGCGAGCTGATTGACATAGATCGTGCTATAAATTGCCACCAACAGTCCATTTCTGAGACAGCCCAGGGCAACGTAGACCAAGCTGGCAGACTGGATCATCTCGGAaacgcatacatgtcacgTTTTGAAAAATTGCGGGTGCTGGCGGATCTCGACAATGCAATCAGTCAGCATCGAGCAGCCCTATTGATATATGGGGGCGGGAACAAGAAGGCGCAAGCCGCACTTCACAACCTTGGCGGCGCCCTCTGTAGGAGGTTTGACTACGTTGGCCAATTAGACGACATCCATGAATCGATCGCAGTGATCAGACAAGCCATCAGTATCTCGGCTAAATCCTCGTATTCGACGGTCCTGCATAACTCCCTTGGCATATCTCTGCTATCCAAATATAGGCGTACTAACCGGCTTGAAGACATCAATGAGTCCATTTATTGTTTGGAATACGCAATCTCTTTGACGATGGACGGTCATTCCGACATGCCCAATTGGCTACAGAACATTTCCTTCGCTCTCAAACTACGTGACTCTCATACCCCAAACCCTCACGATATCGCTAAAGCTATCATATACCAAACACAGGCTGTGGATCTTACTCCGGAACACCATGTAAACCGGCCGGCATTACTTACAGTGCTTGGAGATCTTCTTGCCCTGGGGCATTCTGGAGCAAAACGTGACGATGCAATTAGTGCATACAGGAAGGCTGCTTTGTCCGTAGGGTCCCCGCAGCATCGCTTTGAAGCGGCATATAGATGGGGACAAATGCTACTACTGCAGGAAGAATCTCCCCTTGAAGCATATAAAATAGCTTTTGCGATCATACCACAGGTTGTTTGGATAGGAACGACAATCGACCAGCGATACAAGGAAGTCGCACCGATAAGTCGTTTGGCGACTCAAGCTGTTGCTTCCGCAATTGCAGAAAAAGACTATAAGCTCGCACTAGAGTGGTTCGAAGAAGGGCGGTCGATAGTATGGGGCCAAGTACTACAACTTCGAACCTCGTTGGACCAGTTACGTGAAGTAGATCAAGCACTCGCAGAAGAGATGCAAAAGGTTGGAAAAGCACTCAACAGGATTGCATCATTGAAGTCTAGTCACTCTAACCCTAGTACGCAACCAAATGTACCTGAGCATATGGCGCAGTCTCATCATCGCCTGGCTGAAGACTGGGACCGGCTGCTAGGTCGAATACGCCAGCTTGACGGATTCTCGGATTTCTtgcgccccaaaaaggcaaaCTCGCTCCTAAGGGCAGCCCGAAACGGGCATGTCATTATTATCAACGTACATGATACTGCTTGCAACGCTCTCATTATACGAGGAGATAGGGCAGCCTTGGATTGTGTTCCACTCCCGGAACTTTGTTATCAAAAGGCTTTGGACGCTCAAAATCGACTAATGCAACTATTGAGGGCCACGGGGGTACGGCAGCGGTCAGAAGGGTCCAGGATCTCGTCGAAAACCAGAGGCATTTCCCAAAAACTTAAAGATTTGCGAAGAGCGTTTCTCCGGGTGACGCCAAACGTTTCTTCGGAGGTCTGTGACCACCCGGAAGGCGCTCCTAGACCCCAGACCTCCTCTAAATACGCACGTGCTTGGACTAACAGAACAGAAAGAAGACCTCTAGTGAAAGAGAGCCTTA TCCATCCAATTTTGACTTATCTGGATTATCTT AATCCCAAGTTGGAAGACGGTTTGCCACATGTTACTTGGTGTGTCAGCGGCCCCATAGcctttcttcctcttcacgCTGCGGGAGACTACAAGAGTTCCTACTCATATTCCAGGACCTTCAACTGCGTCGTCTCGTCTTACTCACCTACAATTAGTGGACTGCTAACTTCGTCTCCATCTATCCAAGATTTTTCCGGGATTTTGATGATAAGTCAAGTATCTACCCCTGGCTTTTCTACTCTGCCTGGAACCGAGAAGGAGCTTAGTTTAATCTCACAACATTTCAGCTCGTTGCGAGTCACTAAGCTTTCGGAGATGGCCGCAACTCCAGATGCTGTCTTGGAAGCTATTGGCAGTCATAGCTGGGTCCATTTTGCGTGTCATGCTTCACAGATAGCACAGGACCCCGCCTCTAGTGCTTTATATCTCCATTCCGGTACTCTTGATTTGAACAAGATCTCTAAAAATTCCCTTGGTCGGAAGGCTTTTGCATTCTTATCTGCTTGTCAAACCGCCACAGGAGATTATAACTTACCAGAAGAAGCAGTACACTTGGCCGCCGGTATGATCATGGCTGGGTACCCAACTGTTATAGCGACCATGTGGTCAATTGAGGATGGCGATGCCCCGCTTGTTGCAGATCACACATACGCACATATGCTCAAGGACGGAGAGCCAGACAGTACCAAGGCATCTTATGCTTTGCATCAGGCCCTCTCTGCGCTTCGTGAAAAGGTTGGGGAGCGCAATTTTATTTCTTGGGTTCCCTATATTCATATTGGTATCTGA
- a CDS encoding tyrosinase yields MKSRFWSFSLLALFSFVNSIHSQTLDLGVGKCKKIEVRKEWRALSKSERKAWINAVNCLNQTPRSGKLSPPVNTSQHSPFDFIVPASSGGTYYDELVYTHMNLNPIIHMTGLFLPFHRLYLHEWTNALRTKCGYKGVAPYWAWESDAADFEHSSIWDPNPLHGLGGFGDANDDYVVKDGGLNISVIYPMQVI; encoded by the exons ATGAAGAGCCGGTTTTGGAGTTTTAGTTTACTTGCCTTATTCAGCTTTGTGAACTCAATCCATAGCCAGACTCTTGACTTGGGAGTCGGAAAATGCAAGAAAATTGAAGTCCGTAAAGAATGGAGGGCGCTATCGAAATCCGAGAGAAAGGCATGGATTAACGCTGTTAAT TGTCTTAATCAAACTCCACGTTCGGGAAAGCTCAGTCCACCGGTGAATACTTCCCAGCACTCGCCTTTTGATTTT ATTGTGCCAGCCTCTTCCGGCGGAACATATTATGATGAACTTGTATACAC TCATATGAACCTCAACC CGATCATTCATATGACTGGTCTCTTCCTTCCTTTTCACAG GCTGTATCTTCACGAATGGACGAATGCTCTACGAACCAAGTGTGGATACAAGGGTGTGGCACCAT ACTGGG CATGGGAGAGTG ACGCGGCCGATTTTGAGCATAGCTCAATCTGGGACCCGAATCCTCTGCATGGCTTGGGCGGATTCGGTGACGCTAACGA CGACTATGTTGTCAAGGACGGAGGGTTGAACATATCGGTTATTTATCCAATGCAAGTCATTTAA